In Porites lutea chromosome 1, jaPorLute2.1, whole genome shotgun sequence, a single genomic region encodes these proteins:
- the LOC140935162 gene encoding pyroglutamylated RF-amide peptide receptor-like — MEENIIAKVTHSILVTMALLGNILVCLVILKSKAFRSPLYHLVANLAIADLVIVISFTPRHILEGLFHHPQGLVGTILCKTITSDTFTWVGAVASSITLVVIAYERFAAITSPFINRSNFTMKTMKIVITCCWIIAVIFNIPLFYVRKLNRQRGFCESDWPSISYALGYNIAWLVIIGFLPFCLMAFFYGKVVASLRNEDIPRRHTSISLLKARNNVTKMLVIVTIVYGVCYISNLILYVVWYVWDADLMYTINKVFLMLILINSCANPIIYAAQNRQFRKEMAGVLCKCCKDPRNHKMTLTPLRGFNQRRETACRNRYLSNVIRSNRVVELSFYIDMAKGYTSGRHANGNNEEANNEKNNSTVSKYKDQ, encoded by the coding sequence ATGGAGGAGAACATTATAGCTAAAGTAACTCACTCAATACTAGTAACGATGGCATTGCTTGGTAACATCCTAGTCTGCCTTGTCATTCTGAAAAGCAAGGCCTTTAGGTCGCCACTCTATCATCTTGTTGCGAACCTTGCCATTGCTGATTTGGTGATTGTAATCTCGTTTACGCCAAGGCATATCCTGGAAGGACTGTTCCATCATCCTCAAGGATTAGTGGGAACCATTCTCTGTAAGACAATCACTTCCGATACATTCACCTGGGTTGGGGCAGTTGCGTCTTCGATAACGTTGGTTGTAATCGCTTATGAACGCTTCGCAGCTATAACTTCCCCTTTTATCAACCGTTCAAATTTCACCATGAAGACAATGAAAATCGTAATTACTTGTTGCTGGATAATAGCGGTCATTTTTAACATTCCGTTGTTTTATGTGCGGAAGCTTAATCGCCAGCGTGGATTTTGTGAGAGTGACTGGCCCAGTATTTCATATGCTCTTGGTTACAATATAGCTTGGTTGGTAATCATTGGCTTTTTACCATTTTGTCTTATGGCTTTCTTTTATGGAAAGGTCGTTGCAAGTCTACGCAATGAGGATATACCCAGACGACATACATCGATATCCCTGTTGAAGGCCAGAAACAACGTAACAAAGATGCTGGTGATAGTTACAATAGTATATGGTGTCTGCTATATCTCAAATTTAATTCTCTACGTAGTGTGGTATGTTTGGGACGCAGATCTTATGTAtaccataaacaaagtttttctcATGCTAATATTAATAAATTCATGTGCAAATCCGATTATATACGCTGCGCAAAACCGTCAATTTAGAAAAGAGATGGCTGGTGTTTTGTGCAAATGCTGTAAAGACCCTCGAAATCATAAGATGACACTGACACCCTTGAGAGGTTTCAATCAAAGAAGGGAGACAGCCTGCAGGAACAGATATCTATCGAATGTCATTAGGAGCAACAGAGTAGTAGAACTGTCATTTTACATTGATATGGCAAAGGGTTATACCAGTGGTAGGCACGCAAATGGCAATAACGAAGAGGCaaataatgaaaagaataacTCCACGGTGTCTAAATACAAGGACCAATGA
- the LOC140946993 gene encoding uncharacterized protein → MELEVEDLELRNLNQRADSQSYKIPDESKVNVNAADSTDDNPHFNVLLLNFRRTLKIMRVTGTCYGNIELGGNSEGNRSSLWSRFYCVIVLLGQWGLAVQALTSLFIEGTSEMTNFYLLLIYSIFYLQCAVVATISVSRFSKRQNESHFTQLTGNLKTNAVAFDGLKIASMTRVLLSAYLFSLLNTIALSLIDFYGNVSIARYRPWNGSFLCRFLNLFFGFFASCSWSFPFVLFCATCEPLAEMFNALKKKAASENSLFLPISSLRKEHQKLCEIVALADEVFAPLLLATLISDIPLISINLHRLVKSPSSSREEITFVLTIFYWCLSVATKVTIILKYAAKVNEKIHNFYGTLQQLSVPDLKEHLELLQFLMHLRGDPIGLSVGGLAVIDKNFGLSVVGVVISYFTVLISLPV, encoded by the exons atggaGCTTGAAGTTGAAGACTTAGAACTGAGGAACCTAAACCAAAGAGCCGATTCACAAAGTTACAAAATTCCGGACGAATCCAAGGTAAACGTAAATGCAGCAGACAGCACGGATGATAATCCACACTTCAacgtgttattgttgaattttcGTCGcactttaaaaataatgagAGTCACTGGAACGTGCTACGGCAATATTGAGCTGGGTGGAAATTCTGAAGGAAACAGGTCAAGTTTGTGGTCTCGGTTTTACTGTGTAATAGTGCTACTGGGTCAGTGGGGTCTTGCAGTGCAAGCATTAACAAGTCTTTTCATCGAAGGGACATCTGAAATGACAAACTTTTATCTGCTACTTATCTACAGCATATTTTATCTACAATGCGCAGTGGTCGCAACAATCAGCGTATCGAGATTTTCAAAAAGGCAAAATGAATCACATTTTACACAACTTACAGGAAACCTTAAGACGAATGCTGTCGCTTTCGATGGTCTTAAAATAGCATCAATGACGAGAGTATTGCTTTCGGCATATTTATTTTCGTTACTTAACACTATTGCCCTTTCACTGATAGATTTCTACGGAAATGTGTCAATAGCAAGGTACAGACCATGGAATGGCTCATTTCTTTGccgatttttaaatttatttttcggATTTTTCGCCAGCTGCTCATGGTCTTTTCCGTTTGTGCTATTTTGCGCAACATGCGAGCCTTTAGCTGAAATGTTCAACGCCCTGAAGAAGAAAGCGGCATCGGAAAACAGTCTGTTTCTTCCCATTAGCTCTTTGAGAAAGGAACACCAAAAACTATGTGAAATAGTCGCTTTGGCAGATGAAGTATTTGCACCTTTACTTCTGGCAACATTAATTTCGGACATACCTCTAATTAGCATCAACTTACATCGGCTAGTTAAATCCCCTAGCTCAAGTAGAGAAGAGATCACATTTGTCTTAACCATTTTTTATTGGTGCTTGAGCGTGGCGACAAAAGTAACTATAATTCTAAAGTATGCGGCAAAAGTAAACGAGAAG attcATAACTTCTATGGTACATTGCAACAGTTAAGTGTACCGGACTTAAAAGAACACTTGGAG CTGTTGCAATTTCTAATGCATCTTCGTGGAGATCCAATAGGATTGTCTGTGGGCGGATTAGCTGTAATAGATAAGAACTTTGGACTCTCG GTCGTTGGAGTTGTTATTTCCTACTTCACAGTGTTAATATCTCTACCAGTTTAA